Proteins co-encoded in one Brassica rapa cultivar Chiifu-401-42 chromosome A02, CAAS_Brap_v3.01, whole genome shotgun sequence genomic window:
- the LOC103854920 gene encoding dof zinc finger protein DOF5.4-like — protein MQDIHDYSMTGGGGGGSTGRFYGGGGGGDRRMRAHQNNILNHHLKCPRCNSLNTNFCYYNNYNLSQPRHFCKNCRRYWTKGGVLRNVPVGGGCRKAKRSKPKQDQPPSSADKPTTQDVEEKSSSSESSSLTASNFTTTAAAVKVASSGFMGTDMPNNIKQYGNDVVWSTLFGQGSLDGGVFSETNGFAAASTIETTPFEYGGSSVNQQCIGDHLKFAGNTVQQQFGDRTAQVDPNMGFESLNWGSGGGDDQTLFDLTSTVDHSYWSQSQWTSSSDHQDDQNGLHLP, from the coding sequence ATGCAAGATATTCATGATTACTCTATGACcggaggcggaggaggaggaagcacAGGGAGATTTTACGGTGGGGGAGGAGGTGGCGATCGGAGGATGAGAGCTCATCAGAACAATATTCTTAACCATCATCTCAAGTGTCCTCGTTGTAATTCTCTTAACACAAACTTTTGTTACTACAACAACTACAATCTCTCTCAGCCTCGACACTTTTGCAAGAACTGCCGTCGTTACTGGACCAAAGGCGGCGTCCTCCGTAACGTCCCCGTCGGAGGCGGTTGCCGGAAAGCCAAACGTTCCAAGCCTAAGCAGGATCAGCCTCCGTCCTCCGCCGACAAACCAACGACTCAAGACGTTGAGGAGAAATCAAGTAGCAGCGAGAGCTCTTCTCTTACCGCCTCTAACTTCACTACCACCGCGGCCGCCGTGAAGGTTGCTTCCTCGGGGTTTATGGGCACGGATATGCCTAATAATATCAAACAGTACGGAAACGATGTCGTATGGTCGACGTTGTTCGGACAGGGCTCATTGGACGGTGGAGTTTTCTCCGAGACCAACGGTTTTGCCGCGGCGTCAACGATTGAAACGACTCCATTTGAATACGGGGGTAGTTCCGTAAATCAACAGTGTATAGGTGATCATCTAAAGTTTGCAGGTAATACTGTACAGCAGCAGTTTGGGGATCGAACGGCTCAGGTTGATCCTAATATGGGATTTGAATCGTTGAATTGGGGAAGTGGCGGAGGAGATGATCAAACACTCTTTGATCTAACGAGTACCGTTGATCATTCATACTGGAGTCAAAGTCAATGGACGTCGTCGTCTGACCACCAAGATGATCAGAATGGTCTCCATCTTCCTTAA